In one window of Nakamurella sp. PAMC28650 DNA:
- a CDS encoding ISL3 family transposase → MRGVTIWRKLLGVEQLQVCDVAWEEADDRQVLVVSVRATKGARSRCSRCRRRRPGYDQGGGTRRWRSLDWGSTMVFLQAAAPRVNCRTHGVVVAAVPWARPGARATRAFEDQCAWLAAHTASSVVAQLMRTSWRHVSAIIEHVVADGLAGRDVLAGLQRIGIDEISHRKGQRYLTCVVDQDSGRLVWAAPGRNSDTLGRFFDELGPERAAALTHVSADGAQWIHDTVTARAPQAVLGLDPFHIVGWATRELDKVRRQTWNTLRGRSSSAQASSVKGSRWALLKNPADLSPEQRGSLASIAQTNRHLYRAYLLKEQLRAVFQVKGQAGRELLAGWIAWARRSQLPGFIALAATLKRFQQLIWNTLIHHMSNAQSEATNTHLRALTRRSYGFHSPEALIAMAMLTRGGLCPPLPGR, encoded by the coding sequence GTGCGCGGTGTAACGATATGGCGAAAGCTGCTCGGTGTCGAGCAACTGCAGGTGTGCGATGTGGCGTGGGAGGAGGCCGACGACCGGCAGGTGCTGGTCGTTTCGGTGCGTGCGACGAAGGGCGCCCGGAGTAGGTGCAGTCGATGCCGGCGTAGACGGCCGGGCTATGACCAGGGCGGCGGAACCCGGCGGTGGCGGTCGCTGGACTGGGGGTCGACGATGGTATTCCTGCAGGCTGCGGCTCCGCGGGTGAACTGCCGGACGCACGGGGTGGTCGTCGCGGCGGTGCCGTGGGCCCGACCCGGCGCGCGGGCAACCCGAGCGTTTGAGGACCAGTGCGCGTGGTTGGCGGCGCACACCGCTTCGTCGGTGGTGGCGCAGTTGATGCGGACGTCGTGGCGGCACGTGAGCGCAATCATCGAGCACGTCGTCGCCGACGGTTTGGCCGGCCGGGACGTGCTCGCGGGGCTGCAGCGGATCGGCATCGATGAAATCTCCCACCGCAAAGGCCAGCGGTATCTGACGTGCGTGGTCGATCAAGACTCCGGCAGATTGGTGTGGGCCGCACCGGGCCGCAACAGCGACACCCTGGGTCGGTTCTTCGACGAGCTCGGCCCAGAACGGGCGGCGGCGTTGACGCACGTCTCGGCCGACGGGGCGCAGTGGATCCACGACACCGTGACGGCCCGCGCGCCGCAGGCGGTGCTGGGATTGGATCCGTTTCATATCGTGGGGTGGGCCACCCGGGAGTTGGACAAGGTCCGTCGTCAGACGTGGAACACGCTGCGGGGTAGGAGTAGCTCTGCGCAGGCGTCGTCGGTGAAGGGCAGCCGCTGGGCATTGCTGAAAAACCCGGCGGACCTGTCCCCGGAGCAACGCGGGTCCCTCGCCTCGATCGCCCAGACCAACCGGCATCTGTATCGGGCGTATCTGCTGAAGGAGCAACTGCGCGCGGTGTTCCAGGTCAAGGGCCAGGCCGGCCGTGAACTGTTGGCCGGCTGGATCGCCTGGGCCCGCCGCTCCCAACTGCCCGGGTTCATCGCCCTGGCCGCAACGTTGAAGCGGTTCCAGCAGCTGATTTGGAACACCCTGATCCACCACATGAGCAACGCCCAATCCGAGGCCACCAACACCCACCTACGGGCCTTGACCCGCAGGTCGTACGGCTTTCACAGCCCAGAAGCGTTGATAGCCATGGCAATGCTCACCCGCGGCGGGTTATGCCCGCCGCTTCCCGGACGCTAA
- a CDS encoding IS3 family transposase, with the protein MSRKYAFIASEEGHYPLHLMFRWAKVSKSGFYEWKGRGPSYTSRRRTHLARLITALFEASDGTYGYRRVHADLLRSGYWADDDTVRQIMRELDLVPCQPRPFRPVTTIAGDTGQTPDLVKRHFNAVVPGTKLVGDITYIPTWEGWLYLATVLDCATKKVVGYAMADHMRASLVVDALKMAARNVRIVPMSAYFTVTAEARADSTGRRNTPESGGLAMGPASDRMMSMTGRPAMRSPGRPPARRDVERVFWGSPDVFVGGLASGKRRA; encoded by the coding sequence GTGAGCAGAAAGTATGCATTCATTGCGAGTGAAGAAGGCCACTACCCGCTGCACCTGATGTTCCGCTGGGCGAAGGTGTCGAAGTCCGGCTTCTACGAGTGGAAGGGTCGCGGGCCGTCCTACACCAGCCGGCGCCGCACCCATCTTGCTCGGCTGATCACGGCGTTGTTCGAGGCCTCCGATGGGACCTACGGCTACCGTCGGGTACACGCTGACCTGCTGCGATCGGGCTATTGGGCTGATGACGACACGGTCCGGCAGATCATGCGGGAGCTCGACCTGGTGCCATGCCAGCCCCGTCCGTTTCGGCCGGTCACTACCATCGCCGGCGACACCGGTCAGACCCCTGACCTGGTAAAACGGCACTTCAACGCGGTCGTGCCGGGTACGAAGCTGGTCGGTGACATCACCTATATCCCGACCTGGGAGGGCTGGCTGTACTTGGCGACCGTGCTGGACTGCGCTACGAAGAAAGTCGTCGGCTACGCAATGGCAGATCACATGCGGGCATCGCTGGTGGTTGACGCTCTGAAAATGGCCGCACGTAATGTCAGGATTGTTCCGATGTCAGCATATTTCACAGTGACCGCGGAAGCCAGGGCGGATTCAACTGGTCGTCGCAACACTCCCGAGAGTGGAGGTCTTGCAATGGGTCCAGCTTCGGATCGGATGATGTCGATGACCGGGCGGCCGGCGATGCGGTCGCCCGGGCGGCCGCCGGCCCGCCGGGATGTCGAACGGGTATTTTGGGGGTCTCCTGACGTTTTCGTGGGTGGTTTAGCGTCCGGGAAGCGGCGGGCATAA
- a CDS encoding transposase: MVSKFRGKYTPEFRDTAVREVTDKSRPIADVARELGLVEQTLRNWVAAHRERHGGDTQELTVSERAKLKALEKEVRELRMENEFLGKATAFFAKKSQ, encoded by the coding sequence ATGGTGAGCAAGTTTCGAGGCAAGTACACCCCGGAGTTTCGGGATACGGCCGTGCGGGAGGTGACCGACAAATCTCGGCCCATCGCTGACGTTGCTCGCGAACTGGGCTTGGTGGAGCAGACCCTGCGGAACTGGGTGGCGGCCCATCGCGAGCGTCACGGCGGCGACACGCAGGAACTGACCGTGTCGGAGCGGGCGAAGCTGAAGGCGTTGGAGAAAGAAGTGCGTGAGCTTCGTATGGAGAACGAATTTCTGGGAAAAGCAACGGCCTTCTTCGCCAAGAAATCGCAGTGA
- a CDS encoding Rieske (2Fe-2S) protein, with product MTTTTGTVLGPVEQIPPGEGRAFDVGGEQVAVFRLRNGRVHAVSAVCPHRGGPIADGQTDGTVVLCPLHLNAFELSTGCSTTGQPGLAVWSVAVDDDGQIVIQAQSH from the coding sequence ATGACGACCACCACGGGAACCGTGCTCGGCCCGGTGGAGCAGATCCCGCCGGGGGAGGGCAGGGCGTTCGACGTCGGTGGCGAGCAGGTGGCCGTCTTCCGACTGCGCAACGGCCGGGTACATGCGGTCTCGGCCGTCTGCCCCCATCGCGGGGGACCCATCGCAGACGGTCAGACCGACGGCACCGTGGTGCTCTGCCCCCTCCACCTGAACGCATTCGAACTCTCCACCGGCTGTTCCACCACCGGGCAACCCGGACTTGCCGTGTGGTCGGTGGCCGTCGACGACGACGGCCAGATCGTCATCCAGGCGCAGTCGCACTGA
- the nirB gene encoding nitrite reductase large subunit NirB — MTATLSREIPAPGSETGARRLVVVGNGMAGARTVEEILERATADQFSITMFGDEPYGNYNRIMLSHVLSGEESDQDIFLNTLQWYRDHQITLHTGSRVTRIDRYAKLVHALDGSGETSATPYDVLIIATGSNSFMPSMDGLKMPDGSLTPGVFAFRTIDDTRGMVAYAQHDHHTRAVVIGGGLLGLEAARGLQAYGLQVGVVHAGAHLMNAQVGAQAGEILRQSVQNLGIEVHLKARTTAILGQGKVSGIALQDRDPIECDLVVVAAGIRPNVELAMLSGFTVERAIVVDDQMRTIDDDDVYAVGECVQHRGEVYGLVAPLWEQAAVLADHLTGKDLQAAYHGSRTATKLKVAGVDVASMGVQGPERDTDEHLVFSEPKKGIFKSLVIRDEKLIGATVLGDTSKVAFLMQAFDRGLPLPAERLEMMFDLGAPAAEVGAAELADDAQVCNCNGVTKGALVHAVEGGCKSVGAVMDKTRAGKGCGSCKTLVSQIVEWAAGDAVQVDPSANWYVPGIPMDKPALMAAIREQGLRSASAVFAALAPDGAEDVKSKMGLASLLKMMWAGEYIDERDARFINDRVHANIQRDGTFSVVPQMRGGVTTPDQLRRIADVADKYDVKLVKLTGGQRIDLLGIRKEDLPAVWADLDMPSGYAYAKSFRTVKTCVGSDFCRSGVGDSTALGVAIEARFQGIESPGKLKLAVSGCPRNCAESLCKDVGVVAIDGGRWEIYVGGAAGAHIRKGDLLATVDDPAVVMTLTGRFMQYYRQNAKWLERTYAFVPRIGIETIRAVVVDDSEGIAAELDAAIEEAVAAYQDPWKERSEPVTSGQFRTALPLEVLPQVPVR; from the coding sequence ATGACCGCGACGCTCTCCCGCGAGATCCCTGCGCCCGGATCCGAGACCGGCGCCCGCCGGCTGGTCGTGGTGGGCAACGGCATGGCCGGTGCGCGGACCGTCGAGGAGATCCTCGAACGTGCGACGGCCGACCAGTTCTCGATCACGATGTTCGGTGACGAGCCCTACGGCAACTACAACCGCATCATGCTCTCGCACGTGCTTTCGGGCGAGGAGAGCGACCAGGACATCTTCCTCAACACCCTGCAGTGGTACCGGGACCACCAGATCACCCTGCACACCGGGAGCCGGGTGACCCGGATCGACCGCTACGCCAAGCTCGTCCATGCGCTGGACGGCTCCGGCGAGACCTCGGCGACGCCCTACGACGTGCTGATCATCGCCACCGGCAGCAACTCCTTCATGCCTTCGATGGACGGCCTGAAGATGCCGGACGGTTCTCTGACGCCCGGCGTCTTCGCCTTCCGGACCATCGACGACACCCGCGGCATGGTCGCCTACGCCCAGCACGACCACCACACCCGGGCGGTCGTCATCGGCGGCGGCCTGCTGGGACTGGAGGCGGCCCGCGGCCTGCAGGCCTACGGGCTGCAGGTGGGTGTCGTGCACGCGGGCGCCCACCTGATGAACGCCCAGGTCGGTGCGCAGGCCGGCGAGATCCTGCGCCAGAGCGTGCAGAACCTGGGCATCGAGGTCCATCTGAAGGCCCGCACCACGGCCATTCTCGGACAGGGGAAGGTCAGCGGCATCGCGCTGCAGGATCGTGACCCGATCGAATGCGACCTGGTGGTGGTCGCCGCCGGCATCCGCCCGAACGTCGAGCTTGCGATGCTGAGCGGATTCACCGTGGAGCGGGCCATCGTGGTCGACGACCAGATGCGGACCATCGACGACGACGACGTGTACGCCGTCGGCGAGTGCGTGCAGCATCGCGGCGAGGTCTACGGGCTCGTCGCGCCGCTGTGGGAACAGGCGGCGGTGCTGGCCGACCACCTGACCGGCAAGGATCTGCAGGCTGCCTACCACGGCTCGCGCACCGCCACGAAGCTCAAGGTGGCCGGCGTGGACGTCGCATCGATGGGTGTGCAGGGCCCGGAACGGGACACCGACGAGCACCTGGTGTTCTCCGAGCCGAAGAAGGGAATCTTCAAATCGCTCGTCATCCGCGACGAGAAGCTGATCGGCGCCACCGTTCTCGGCGACACCTCGAAGGTCGCCTTCCTGATGCAGGCGTTCGACCGCGGCCTGCCGCTGCCGGCCGAACGGCTGGAGATGATGTTCGACCTCGGCGCCCCGGCCGCCGAGGTCGGCGCGGCGGAACTGGCCGACGACGCCCAGGTCTGCAACTGCAACGGGGTCACCAAAGGCGCTCTGGTGCATGCCGTCGAGGGCGGCTGCAAGTCCGTCGGTGCCGTGATGGACAAGACGCGGGCGGGAAAGGGATGCGGTTCGTGCAAGACCCTGGTCAGCCAGATCGTCGAGTGGGCGGCCGGTGATGCCGTCCAGGTCGATCCGTCGGCCAACTGGTACGTCCCCGGCATCCCGATGGACAAGCCGGCGTTGATGGCGGCGATCCGCGAGCAGGGTCTCCGGTCGGCCTCGGCGGTCTTCGCGGCGCTCGCGCCGGACGGCGCCGAGGACGTGAAGTCCAAGATGGGACTGGCTTCCCTGCTGAAGATGATGTGGGCCGGCGAGTACATCGACGAGCGCGACGCCCGGTTCATCAACGACCGGGTGCACGCGAACATCCAGCGGGACGGCACCTTCTCGGTGGTCCCGCAGATGCGCGGCGGGGTCACCACCCCGGACCAGCTGCGCCGGATCGCGGATGTGGCCGACAAGTACGACGTCAAACTGGTGAAGCTCACCGGTGGTCAGCGGATCGACCTCCTTGGCATCCGGAAGGAGGATCTCCCGGCCGTCTGGGCCGACCTCGACATGCCTTCCGGCTACGCGTACGCGAAGAGCTTCCGGACGGTGAAAACCTGTGTGGGCAGCGACTTCTGCCGCTCCGGTGTCGGTGATTCCACCGCACTGGGGGTCGCCATCGAAGCGCGGTTCCAGGGCATCGAGTCGCCGGGCAAGCTCAAGCTGGCCGTCTCGGGCTGCCCCCGCAACTGCGCCGAGTCACTGTGCAAGGACGTCGGCGTGGTAGCGATCGACGGCGGGCGCTGGGAGATCTACGTCGGGGGCGCGGCGGGGGCGCACATCCGCAAGGGCGACCTGCTGGCCACCGTGGACGATCCGGCCGTCGTGATGACGCTGACCGGCCGCTTCATGCAGTACTACCGGCAGAACGCGAAATGGCTGGAGCGGACCTACGCCTTCGTCCCGCGCATCGGCATCGAGACCATCCGGGCGGTCGTCGTGGACGACAGCGAGGGCATCGCCGCCGAACTCGATGCGGCCATCGAGGAAGCTGTTGCCGCGTACCAGGATCCGTGGAAGGAGCGTTCGGAGCCGGTCACCAGTGGGCAGTTCCGCACCGCGCTGCCGTTGGAGGTCCTTCCGCAGGTGCCGGTCCGATGA
- a CDS encoding molybdopterin oxidoreductase family protein yields the protein MVAGGRPATLVPQEDFPTNRGGLCSKGWTATSLLDHPDRLLTPLVRSVRGDRRSPLRPATWDEALDLVTAGILAAQNRYGVDGVGCFGGGGLTNEKAYALGKFARVALRTSAIDYNGRFCMSSSATAGNRAFGVDRGLPFPLQDIADADAVLLVGGNPADTMPPAMQYFDTGRANGAAHMVIDPRRTATAAGAAVHLAPRPGTDLALANGLLHIAIREDLVDTAYIAARTVGFDAVKRAVSAFWPDRVERITGVPVAQLQLVARTLAAAKSAMILTARGAEQHRNGTDTAQALINLALALGLPGRPASGYGTITGQGNGQGGREHGQKADQLRGYRKLDDPAARAHVAAVWGIDPEDLPRPGLSAFEMLDRLGTEGGVHALLVLASNIVISAPDSNRIADRLAALDLLVVSDIFLSETAAIADVVLPTAQWAEEEGTMTNLEGRVLHRRRALPPPAGILDDLQMMTALATRLGRGQYFSDDPRVVFDELRRASAGGIADYAGISYERIDAEQGVFWPCPTTDHPGTPRMFVTDFPTPNGRARFLPTEYAEPAEVPDRRFPFVLTTGRTMAQYQSGNQTRRVASLNHNGPTVQMHPDLARGIGVTADDIVAVRTRRGRAHFRAVVDENIRSDTLFVPFHWGGASSANALTDPVLDPFSRMPAFKVCAASAERIGDADDDHLLTTRPASLPHRPVVLPTPADPQPQPEASTGRISQHSPIHRRKDIYMPSRNRFLQGIFTFEGVGVDKPMPLDSAPSYVVPDGSVAQALYFRGGNTSDELVTVVLMKDGVPMRYFPIGAKGDVHVPLRVVEDIESGSSVELFVAAKAGSTGSVVVDVGLVEV from the coding sequence ATGGTCGCCGGCGGTCGACCCGCGACATTGGTTCCGCAGGAGGACTTCCCGACCAACCGCGGTGGTCTGTGCTCCAAGGGCTGGACGGCGACCAGCCTGCTGGACCACCCCGACCGACTCTTGACGCCGCTGGTGCGGAGCGTCCGGGGTGACCGGCGGAGCCCCCTCCGTCCCGCGACCTGGGACGAGGCCCTCGATCTGGTCACGGCGGGCATCTTGGCCGCCCAGAACCGCTACGGCGTCGACGGTGTCGGCTGCTTCGGCGGCGGCGGCCTGACCAACGAGAAGGCCTACGCGCTGGGCAAGTTCGCGCGTGTCGCGCTTCGTACCTCGGCGATCGACTACAACGGCCGGTTCTGCATGTCCTCCTCGGCGACGGCGGGAAACCGGGCCTTCGGCGTGGACCGCGGGCTGCCCTTCCCGCTCCAGGACATCGCCGACGCCGACGCCGTCCTGCTGGTCGGCGGCAACCCGGCCGACACCATGCCGCCGGCCATGCAGTACTTCGACACCGGCCGCGCGAACGGCGCGGCGCACATGGTGATCGATCCGCGGCGGACCGCGACCGCGGCCGGCGCGGCCGTCCACCTGGCCCCGCGTCCCGGAACGGATCTGGCGCTGGCCAACGGACTGCTGCACATCGCCATCCGCGAGGATCTGGTCGACACCGCCTACATCGCGGCCAGAACGGTCGGATTCGATGCGGTGAAGCGCGCCGTCTCGGCGTTCTGGCCGGATCGCGTCGAGCGCATCACCGGCGTGCCGGTGGCCCAGTTGCAACTGGTGGCCAGGACGCTGGCCGCGGCGAAGTCGGCCATGATCCTGACGGCGCGGGGCGCCGAGCAACACCGCAACGGCACCGACACCGCGCAGGCCTTGATCAATCTCGCTCTCGCCCTCGGCCTGCCGGGGCGTCCGGCATCCGGTTACGGCACCATCACCGGTCAGGGCAACGGTCAGGGTGGCCGCGAGCACGGCCAGAAGGCCGATCAGCTCCGCGGCTACCGCAAGCTCGACGACCCGGCGGCGAGGGCGCACGTCGCGGCCGTCTGGGGCATCGATCCCGAAGACCTGCCCAGGCCCGGTCTGTCGGCGTTCGAGATGCTCGATCGGCTGGGGACCGAGGGAGGCGTCCACGCCCTGTTGGTGCTGGCCTCGAACATCGTCATCTCCGCCCCGGACAGCAACCGGATCGCCGACCGGCTGGCCGCCCTTGATCTGCTGGTGGTCTCGGACATCTTCCTGTCCGAGACCGCGGCGATCGCCGACGTCGTCCTCCCGACGGCCCAGTGGGCCGAGGAGGAGGGCACGATGACCAACCTGGAAGGCCGGGTCCTGCACCGCCGTCGCGCTCTGCCGCCACCGGCTGGCATCCTCGACGATCTGCAGATGATGACGGCTCTGGCCACCAGACTCGGTCGGGGACAGTACTTCTCGGATGACCCGCGGGTCGTGTTCGACGAACTCCGGCGGGCCAGCGCCGGCGGGATCGCCGACTACGCCGGCATCAGCTACGAACGGATCGACGCCGAGCAGGGCGTCTTCTGGCCGTGTCCGACGACGGACCACCCCGGTACGCCGCGGATGTTCGTCACCGACTTCCCCACCCCGAACGGGCGGGCCCGCTTCCTGCCGACCGAGTACGCCGAGCCGGCCGAGGTCCCGGACCGCAGGTTCCCGTTCGTGCTCACCACCGGCCGGACGATGGCCCAGTACCAGAGCGGCAACCAGACCCGGCGTGTCGCCTCGCTCAACCACAACGGCCCCACCGTGCAGATGCATCCGGACCTTGCCCGCGGGATCGGGGTCACCGCCGACGACATCGTGGCGGTCCGCACCCGGCGGGGCCGGGCGCACTTCCGGGCCGTCGTCGACGAGAACATCCGCTCGGACACGCTTTTCGTCCCGTTCCACTGGGGAGGCGCGTCCAGTGCCAACGCCCTGACCGACCCGGTGCTCGACCCGTTCTCGCGGATGCCGGCGTTCAAGGTCTGCGCCGCATCGGCCGAACGGATCGGCGATGCCGACGACGACCACCTGCTCACCACGCGGCCCGCGTCCCTCCCGCACCGTCCGGTGGTCCTGCCGACCCCGGCAGACCCACAGCCGCAGCCGGAAGCCAGCACCGGTCGCATCTCGCAGCACTCGCCGATCCATCGACGAAAGGACATCTACATGCCCAGCAGGAATCGCTTTCTCCAGGGGATCTTCACGTTCGAGGGCGTCGGTGTCGACAAGCCGATGCCGCTGGATTCCGCACCGAGCTACGTGGTGCCGGACGGATCGGTCGCCCAGGCGCTGTACTTCCGCGGTGGCAACACCTCCGACGAACTCGTCACGGTGGTGCTGATGAAGGACGGCGTCCCGATGCGGTACTTCCCGATCGGCGCCAAGGGCGATGTGCATGTGCCGCTGCGGGTCGTCGAGGACATCGAGTCGGGTTCCTCGGTCGAACTCTTCGTGGCCGCGAAGGCCGGGTCGACCGGTTCGGTCGTCGTCGACGTCGGTCTGGTCGAGGTCTGA
- a CDS encoding GNAT family N-acetyltransferase gives MDFLLPTTLTGDLFSLEPLSHQHHDGLVDAAGDGELWDLWYTSVPRPGAMAAEIDRRLGLQSDGSMLAFTARRNDTGAVIGMTTFMNADAVHRRVEIGSTWNARSAQRTGTNTESKLLLLGHAFDVLECIAVEFRTHWLNQQSRAAIARLGAKQDGVLRSHQRMPDGTLRDTVVFSIIALEWPGVRNELRRRLSAHRRGPRQDPGYPA, from the coding sequence ATGGACTTTCTGCTGCCGACCACGCTGACCGGAGACCTGTTCAGCCTGGAGCCCCTGTCCCACCAGCACCACGACGGTCTGGTCGACGCGGCCGGGGACGGCGAGCTGTGGGATCTCTGGTACACCTCGGTACCCCGACCGGGAGCGATGGCCGCCGAGATCGATCGTCGCCTCGGCCTGCAGTCGGACGGCTCCATGCTGGCATTCACCGCGCGCCGCAACGACACCGGTGCGGTCATCGGGATGACGACGTTCATGAACGCGGACGCCGTCCACCGGCGGGTGGAGATCGGGTCGACCTGGAACGCGCGCTCCGCCCAGCGGACCGGCACCAACACCGAGAGCAAGTTGTTGTTGCTCGGCCACGCCTTCGATGTTCTCGAGTGCATCGCGGTGGAGTTCCGGACGCACTGGCTGAACCAGCAGTCCCGCGCCGCCATCGCGCGGCTGGGCGCGAAGCAGGACGGCGTCCTGCGCAGCCACCAGCGCATGCCGGACGGCACCCTTCGCGACACGGTGGTGTTCTCGATCATCGCCCTGGAGTGGCCGGGGGTGCGGAACGAGCTGCGCCGACGGCTCTCCGCCCACCGCCGGGGACCGCGCCAGGATCCTGGGTATCCGGCGTAG